The following are encoded in a window of Flavobacterium psychrotrophum genomic DNA:
- a CDS encoding SusC/RagA family TonB-linked outer membrane protein, producing the protein MKFISANNGLRLLFYSSMLASFPCTALARAHASPFGVAYFQQNISGTISDSSGPLPGVTVMIKGTTRSAISDNEGKFSIVASPGEILVFSFLGYRTVEVAVGSQMVLSVTLVEDVTQLDEVEINAGYYSVRQKESTGSISRITAKDIETQPVTNPLAAMQGRMAGVDISQATGTPGGNFNIKIRGINSLRGTANEPLYIIDGVPYASQSLGNGDAINGVLPALTSPLNAINPSDIENIEVLKDADATAIYGSRGANGVVLITTKKGKAGTTKFSFQASTTAGTVVQKMNVLNTEQYLQMRKEGFANDGITEYPADAYDVNGTWSQNRYTNWQKELLGGTSYVRNLQGSVSGGAERTQFMIGGTYRNETTVTPDTGAYSKGAVHTSITHTSADDRFKLNFSANYSSERNTLPGTDLSKSAYTLAPNAPALYDNNGDLNWENGTFENPLAYLKSSYRSDSETLFANALLSYQLKYGFEVRTSLGYNESSLTEYKTFPSSMYNPALGVDASAAQIFNNDGMRHSWIVEPQLNWKTNLNKLSINALAGTTFLSQLQQVSANYGMGFASDALIHNIAAASMVIQLTDEATAYKYNAIYSRLNFNYDGKYIINATGRRDGSSRFGPGNRFANFWALGGAWLFHKEALFDRQNVISYGKIRTSYGTTGSDQIGDYQYLNTYAVSPYQYGGITGLQPSRLFNPNFGWETNKKWEIALELGLFNDRILWNTSYFRNRSSNQLVGLTLPGTTGFSSVQSNLGATVENEGWEIGCTSQNVKTTVFSWTTSLNLTVPRNRLVAFPGLESSTYSNTFVIGKPVNVQKLYEYTGIDQQTGTYTFRDYNNDGQITLADRQATNDPNPKFFGGFSNTLSYKNWNLDFLFQFVKQKAANELLYFSSPGTFSNQPVSVLDHYPSGNNIQQYTSGNNPSATTAQSLYTQSNAIIEDASFIRLKTIMISYNVPTDWLKGLQAKIYLQGQNLFTITPYSGPDPETQSLIYLPPLRQLTLGIQVGL; encoded by the coding sequence ATGAAATTTATTTCAGCTAACAATGGGCTAAGGCTGCTTTTCTATTCTTCTATGTTAGCATCCTTTCCTTGTACTGCCTTAGCCCGGGCACATGCTTCACCCTTTGGTGTAGCTTATTTTCAACAAAACATTTCCGGTACCATTTCAGATAGCTCTGGGCCGTTGCCCGGGGTTACCGTTATGATAAAGGGTACCACGCGTTCTGCCATTTCTGATAACGAGGGTAAATTCTCTATTGTCGCTTCTCCTGGAGAGATATTGGTATTTTCTTTCTTGGGATATAGAACTGTTGAGGTTGCTGTGGGCAGTCAGATGGTTTTGTCAGTTACGCTTGTTGAAGATGTCACCCAGCTTGACGAGGTGGAAATCAACGCAGGTTATTACTCTGTTAGACAAAAAGAAAGCACCGGCAGTATTTCTCGCATTACCGCTAAAGACATCGAAACGCAACCGGTAACCAATCCTTTAGCTGCCATGCAGGGACGTATGGCCGGTGTGGATATCAGCCAGGCAACCGGAACCCCGGGCGGTAATTTCAATATAAAAATAAGGGGGATTAATTCCTTGCGTGGAACGGCTAACGAGCCCCTTTACATCATTGACGGTGTACCTTATGCCTCCCAGTCCCTCGGTAACGGCGATGCAATTAATGGTGTGTTACCCGCCTTAACCAGTCCGTTAAATGCCATAAATCCCTCGGATATCGAAAATATTGAAGTACTCAAAGATGCAGATGCTACGGCAATATACGGTTCAAGGGGGGCGAATGGCGTGGTGCTAATAACCACCAAAAAAGGCAAAGCGGGTACCACAAAATTTAGCTTTCAGGCCAGTACTACAGCCGGTACTGTGGTGCAAAAAATGAATGTACTCAATACTGAGCAATATTTACAAATGCGTAAAGAAGGCTTTGCGAATGATGGTATAACAGAATATCCTGCCGATGCTTATGATGTAAACGGTACTTGGTCTCAAAATCGTTACACAAACTGGCAAAAAGAACTCTTAGGAGGTACTTCCTATGTAAGGAACCTACAGGGATCCGTATCCGGAGGAGCAGAAAGAACACAATTTATGATTGGGGGCACCTATCGGAATGAAACTACTGTGACACCCGATACCGGAGCATACTCTAAAGGTGCTGTCCATACATCAATCACCCACACTTCAGCAGATGACCGGTTTAAACTGAATTTTTCAGCCAATTATTCTTCTGAGAGGAATACACTCCCAGGAACTGACCTTTCAAAATCTGCTTACACATTAGCCCCCAACGCTCCGGCATTGTACGATAACAACGGTGATTTAAATTGGGAAAACGGAACTTTTGAAAACCCTCTGGCATATCTCAAAAGTTCCTACAGGAGTGACTCCGAAACACTTTTTGCTAATGCCTTACTTTCGTATCAACTAAAATATGGTTTTGAAGTTCGTACAAGTCTGGGATATAATGAATCTTCACTCACCGAATATAAAACCTTTCCCAGTTCAATGTACAATCCTGCATTAGGAGTTGACGCAAGTGCCGCGCAAATCTTCAATAATGATGGAATGAGGCATTCATGGATTGTCGAACCCCAACTCAACTGGAAAACCAATCTTAATAAGCTAAGCATAAATGCACTGGCCGGTACAACGTTCCTAAGCCAGTTGCAACAGGTGTCTGCCAATTATGGGATGGGGTTTGCCAGCGATGCCCTGATACATAACATCGCTGCAGCCAGTATGGTTATACAACTTACAGATGAAGCCACCGCATATAAATACAATGCTATCTACAGCAGGCTTAATTTTAACTATGACGGCAAGTACATCATTAATGCCACTGGCAGGCGGGACGGGTCAAGCCGTTTTGGGCCGGGTAACCGATTCGCTAATTTTTGGGCATTAGGTGGGGCATGGCTATTTCATAAGGAAGCTCTTTTTGACCGACAAAACGTAATCAGCTACGGAAAAATACGGACAAGCTATGGCACAACCGGGAGTGACCAAATTGGCGATTATCAATACCTCAATACCTATGCGGTTTCGCCCTACCAATATGGAGGGATAACAGGGCTTCAACCATCACGGCTCTTTAATCCTAACTTTGGATGGGAAACCAACAAGAAATGGGAAATAGCCCTCGAATTGGGATTATTTAACGACCGCATTTTATGGAATACTTCGTACTTCCGAAACCGTTCTTCCAATCAATTAGTAGGTTTAACACTACCAGGAACTACCGGTTTCTCTTCAGTCCAGTCAAATCTGGGCGCTACTGTGGAGAATGAAGGTTGGGAAATCGGGTGTACAAGCCAAAACGTCAAAACGACAGTATTTTCCTGGACAACATCCCTGAACCTGACCGTTCCCAGAAATCGACTGGTGGCATTTCCCGGCCTGGAAAGCTCTACCTACAGCAATACATTCGTAATCGGGAAACCTGTGAATGTTCAGAAATTATACGAATACACGGGTATTGACCAGCAGACGGGAACTTATACGTTCAGGGATTATAATAATGATGGTCAGATTACCCTTGCTGACCGCCAGGCAACCAATGACCCAAACCCAAAATTCTTTGGTGGCTTTTCCAACACGCTCAGCTACAAAAATTGGAACCTGGATTTCCTTTTTCAGTTTGTAAAACAAAAGGCTGCAAATGAACTCTTGTATTTTTCAAGCCCGGGTACATTCTCAAATCAGCCTGTAAGCGTGCTGGATCATTATCCCTCTGGAAATAACATACAACAGTACACCTCCGGCAACAATCCGTCCGCAACCACAGCACAATCGTTATATACGCAAAGTAATGCTATTATTGAAGATGCCTCGTTTATAAGACTAAAGACAATAATGATTTCTTATAATGTGCCGACTGATTGGCTAAAAGGCTTGCAGGCAAAAATATACCTCCAGGGACAAAACCTTTTTACCATTACACCTTATAGCGGTCCGGATCCTGAAACACAGTCCCTCATCTATCTCCCTCCTTTGCGACAACTAACCCTAGGCATTCAAGTAGGCCTTTAA